In Oncorhynchus nerka isolate Pitt River linkage group LG26, Oner_Uvic_2.0, whole genome shotgun sequence, one DNA window encodes the following:
- the LOC115126922 gene encoding hemoglobin subunit beta-like has protein sequence MVQWTDFERKTIQSIFEKMDYDDVGPAALSRCLVVYPWTQRYFGNFGNLYNAAAIQGNPMVAAHGKTVLRGLDRAVKNMDDIKATYAELSVLHSEKLRVDPDNFRLLADCLTIVVAARMGADFTADVQGAFQKFLAVVVSSLGRQYH, from the exons ATGGTTCAGTGGACAGACTTCGAGCGTAAAACCATCCAGAGCATCTTCGAGAAGATGGACTACGATGACGTGGGCCCCGCGGCTCTTTCCAG GTGTCTGGTCGTGTACCCCTGGACCCAGAGGTATTTCGGTAACTTTGGAAACCTGTACAACGCCGCTGCCATCCAGGGAAACCCAATGGTCGCCGCTCACGGAAAGACCGTCCTGCGCGGACTGGACCGGGCTGTCAAGAACATGGATGACATCAAGGCCACCTACGCAGAGCTGAGCGTGCTGCACTCCGAGAAATTGCGCGTGGATCCCGACAACTTCCGG CTGCTGGCTGACTGCTTGACTATTGTCGTTGCTGCAAGAATGGGTGCTGACTTCACCGCTGATGTCCAGGGCGCTTTCCAGAAGTTCCTTGCAGTCGTGGTGAGCTCCCTGGGCAGACAGTACCACTAG
- the LOC115116172 gene encoding LOW QUALITY PROTEIN: hemoglobin subunit beta-1-like (The sequence of the model RefSeq protein was modified relative to this genomic sequence to represent the inferred CDS: inserted 2 bases in 1 codon), giving the protein MVDWIVEKRKLIIETWGKIKVKVVRPLALRWCLIVYPWTQRYFGTFGDLNSAAAIMGNKTVAKRGITVLNGIKRAMYXYIKNTYAKLSVLHSEKLHVDPDNFRLLGDCLAVVLASQMRRGFTPDAQAAWQKFLAVVISALGRQYN; this is encoded by the exons ATGGTTGACTGGATAGTTGAAAAGCGGAAGCTCATCATAGAGACCTGGGGAAAAATCAAGGTCAAAGTGGTTAGACCCCTTGCTTTGAGATG GTGTCTTATTGTATATCCATGGACTCAGAGGTACTTTGGAACCTTTGGAGACTTAAACAGCGCAGCGGCTATCATGGGCAATAAAACAGTTGCCAAGCGTGGCATCACTGTGCTGAACGGCATCAAGCGAGCTATGTA ATACATCAAGAACACCTACGCCAAGCTGAGCGTTCTGCACTCTGAGAAACTTCATGTGGATCCCGACAACTTCAGG CTGCTGGGCGACTGCCTCGCCGTTGTTCTGGCCTCCCAGATGAGGCGCGGCTTCACGCCAGACGCCCAAGCGGCCTGGCAGAAGTTCCTGGCCGTGGTAATCTCTGCGCTAGGCAGACAGTACAACTAA
- the LOC115116171 gene encoding hemoglobin subunit alpha-1-like, translating into MSLTAKDKAVVRAFWAKVSGKAQDVGCDALSRMLVVYPQTKTYFSHWPDLSPGLPRSGSMVTIKIDDLKAGLLTLSELHAFQLCIDPANFKILSHNILVVLAILFPADFTPEVHVSVDKFLAALALALAEKY; encoded by the exons ATGAGTCTCACCGCTAAGGACAAGGCCGTGGTCAGGGCCTTCTGGGCTAAGGTGTCCGGCAAGGCTCAGGACGTCGGATGCGATGCTCTTTCTAG AATGCTGGTGGTGTACCCCCAGACCAAGACATACTTCTCCCACTGGCCGGACCTGAGCCCCGGTCTGCCCCGGTCAGGAAGCATGGTAACTATCAAGATCGACGACCTCAAGGCAGGTCTCCTCACCCTCAGCGAGCTGCACGCCTTCCAGCTGTGTATAGATCCAGCCAACTTCAAG ATCCTGTCCCACAACATATTGGTGGTACTGGCCATTTTGTTCCCCGCTGACTTCACCCCAGAGGTTCATGTGTCCGTGGACAAGTTCCTGGCCGCACTGGCCCTGGCTCTGGCCGAAAAGTACTAA
- the LOC115126924 gene encoding hemoglobin embryonic subunit alpha-like, whose amino-acid sequence MAPVVSYVIETARMSLTAKDKQIVTAFFGKVSGKAEDIGNEALSRTLVVYPQTKTYFSHWTDLSPGSAPVKKHGLTIMGGVLEAVTKIDDLAGGLLTLSELHAFTLRVDPANFKIINHNILVVLAMLFPDDFTPEVHVSVDKFLAKLSLALSEKYR is encoded by the exons ATGGCACCAGTAGTATCTTACGTCATAGAAACCGCTAGAATGAGTCTCACAGCCAAGGACAAACAGATCGTGACAGCCTTTTTTGGAAAGGTGTCTGGCAAAGCAGAGGACATCGGAAATGAGGCTCTCTCTAG GACCCTGGTGGTGTACCCCCAGACCAAGACCTACTTCTCCCACTGGACGGACCTGAGCCCCGGCTCTGCTCCCGTCAAGAAGCACGGTCTGACCATCATGGGAGGCGTCCTGGAAGCGGTGACCAAGATCGACGACCTGGCCGGTGGTCTTCTGACCCTCAGCGAGCTTCACGCCTTCACGCTGCGTGTGGATCCCGCCAACTTCAAG ATCATCAACCACAACATCCTGGTGGTGCTGGCCATGCTGTTCCCTGACGACTTTACCCCTGAGGTGCACGTGTCTGTGGACAAGTTCCTCGCCAAGTTGTCCCTGGCGCTTTCCGAGAAGTATCGTTAA
- the LOC115126920 gene encoding hemoglobin subunit beta-like — translation MVQWTDFERATIQSVFEKMDYDDVGPAALSRCLVVYPWTQRYFGNFGNLYNAAAIQGNPMVAAHGKTVLRGLDRAVKNMDDIKATYAELSVLHSEKLRVDPDNFRLLADCLTIVVAARMGADFTADVQGAFQKFLAVVVSSLGRQYH, via the exons ATGGTTCAATGGACAGACTTTGAGCGCGCCACCATTCAGAGCGTCTTCGAGAAGATGGACTACGATGACGTTGGGCCCGCGGCTCTTTCCAG GTGTCTGGTTGTGTACCCCTGGACCCAGAGGTATTTCGGTAACTTTGGAAACCTGTACAACGCCGCTGCCATCCAGGGAAACCCAATGGTCGCCGCTCACGGAAAGACCGTCCTGCGCGGACTGGACCGGGCTGTCAAGAACATGGATGACATCAAGGCCACCTACGCAGAGTTGAGCGTGCTGCACTCCGAGAAATTGCGCGTGGATCCAGACAACTTCCGG CTGCTGGCTGACTGCCTTACTATTGTCGTTGCTGCGAGAATGGGTGCTGACTTCACCGCTGATGTCCAGGGCGCTTTCCAGAAGTTCCTGGCCGTCGTGGTGAGCTCCCTGGGCAGACAGTACCACTAG